From Desulforhopalus sp., one genomic window encodes:
- a CDS encoding cytochrome c oxidase subunit 3 family protein: MNNHPRMAGEGTMRSQVDRVGIKIGMWLFLYSEIILFGGLFVLYAAYLHRYPQSFAVGGKELNRVIGALNTVVLLVSSFTVAASITAIQKNSRKLTIGLLLFSIFCGVIFLVNKYFEWGAKIQHGIYPNSETLVSGEPGLNIFFGLYYVITGLHGLHVIIGMVLLAISTVLVWRGKVDGSRLSMLDNSGLYWHLVDLIWIFVFPLFYLVL; encoded by the coding sequence GTGAACAATCATCCAAGAATGGCCGGTGAGGGGACTATGCGCTCGCAGGTAGACAGGGTTGGCATCAAGATCGGCATGTGGCTGTTTCTCTATTCGGAGATTATTCTTTTTGGCGGCTTGTTCGTTCTTTATGCTGCCTACCTCCACAGATATCCCCAGTCGTTTGCCGTCGGCGGCAAGGAACTCAACCGGGTCATTGGGGCCTTGAATACAGTGGTTTTGCTGGTTTCCAGTTTCACCGTCGCCGCCTCCATTACCGCCATTCAGAAAAATTCCAGGAAATTGACGATTGGCCTTCTTCTTTTTTCTATATTTTGCGGAGTTATATTCCTCGTTAATAAATATTTCGAATGGGGCGCAAAGATTCAGCACGGGATCTACCCCAATTCAGAGACCTTAGTGAGCGGGGAACCTGGACTGAATATCTTTTTCGGTTTGTACTATGTCATCACCGGCTTGCATGGCCTCCATGTCATTATCGGCATGGTTCTTCTCGCCATAAGTACCGTCCTGGTGTGGCGAGGCAAGGTCGATGGTTCGAGATTATCGATGCTCGATAACTCCGGTTTGTATTGGCATCTGGTTGATCTTATTTGGATATTTGTCTTTCCCTTGTTTTACCTGGTGTTGTAG
- a CDS encoding cytochrome C oxidase subunit IV family protein: protein MDTQHTHHVLSYTQLALVLGILLVLTGVTVGVSYVHLGFFNVPVALGIACLKVTFVLLFFMHLKYEGRIIILSFIGTVSFLFIMIGFTFWDVAFR from the coding sequence GTGGATACTCAGCATACGCACCATGTTCTCAGTTACACCCAGCTTGCCCTTGTCCTGGGTATCCTGCTGGTATTGACCGGGGTTACCGTTGGAGTTTCCTACGTCCACCTGGGTTTTTTCAATGTCCCGGTGGCCCTCGGTATCGCCTGCCTCAAGGTGACCTTTGTCTTACTCTTTTTTATGCATTTGAAGTATGAAGGCCGGATCATCATCCTGTCTTTTATTGGCACGGTAAGCTTTCTCTTCATTATGATCGGCTTCACCTTCTGGGATGTGGCATTCAGGTAA